A genome region from Oncorhynchus gorbuscha isolate QuinsamMale2020 ecotype Even-year linkage group LG26, OgorEven_v1.0, whole genome shotgun sequence includes the following:
- the LOC124016126 gene encoding proline-rich protein 29-like: protein MAGTDDTDPQFQQWNQDAQNVQMIQQPASQQPTTILQQLPAAVSSPTPSIRPGHVKQDLVELMMIQNAQMHQVIMNNMTMSAFSSFGHSQFHPPSTSEEEDPEVYHYHYQPTPAYLPYPTWWPPPLPNPSLVYRNTPEPLELAPSPHRDATRRAVPPPPPPSATRTVGADVPPATDYYDAAERRQ, encoded by the exons ATGGCAGGGACAGATGATACTGACCCACAGTTTCAGCAGTGGAACCAGGACGCACAGAATGTGCAGATGATTCAACAGCCT GCTTCCCAGCAGCCCACAACCATCCTCCAGCAGCTCCCTGCTGCTGTGTCAtctcccactccctccatccGGCCGGGACACGTTAAGCAGG ACCTGGTGGAGCTGATGATGATCCAAAATGCTCAGATGCACCAGGTCATCATGAACAACATGACCATGTCAGCCTTCAGCTCATTTGGCCATTCCCAGTTCCACCCTCCTTCTACCTCTGAG GAGGAGGATCCAGAGGtgtaccactaccattaccagcCTACCCCGGCCTACCTGCCCTACCCAACCTGGTGGCCTCCACCCCTGCCTAACCCTAGCCTGGTCTACCGCAACACCCCTGAACCCCTAGAGCTAGCACCCTCACCACACAGAGACGCCACCAG GAGGGCGGtcccacctcctcccccacccAGCGCTACCAGGACCGTGGGGGCTGACGTCCCTCCAGCAACAG ATTACTATGATGCTGCGGAGAGAAGACAGTGA